The genomic region cccaaccatatgtattttcGGGTGGAATTCCCACTGCAAATGCACCATGTCTGAACTTACCCCTATTAATTACAGATTTAGGGTATTATTCCAGGTCTGATCTTGGCCTCCACCTACTCACCGCTTAATAATTCATCCCTAATTCAatgcacccctcccccccccctttttttttttaagcgatCCAAACTGGAGAAGAAGAGCCACGTGCAAGCCGAACTGCCTGCCCAGGAGGATGAAAACGGCAGTCCAGGGAAGGCGGCCATTGCCGAGCAGGCAGATGAAGGCTTGGGTGACATCAAAGCAGCAAATCCTGCAAACGTGCATGGCGCGAGCGGAGGTGTCGCTAACAAGTGCGCCAATCTGGAAGACTCTGTTGCAGTCTTGGATTCGGTCATCGGTACCAGCGAGGAAGACTCCAGCTGCTTGCTGGATCCAGAAATGTTGCTCACCCAAATGGAAGACGAAGGCGAACAAATCGGTCCGGAGGAAAGCTCTGCAACCCACAGGCAGCCCTCGCTGCGCAAAGTCAGATAATCCAGAAACTGTGTGTCGTGTTCACACGGGGAGGGCACTTCCTGCTAGTTAGAACTGGGAGGCTCCAGCTCCAGGGAGATGCAACCGTCTAGGACGGTGTGACCCAATCTTTACCTTTTTATATTTGATGATAGAATGCACTGGATTGTACTTTTCCACTACcactttggtaaaaaaaaaaaagtcatatttgatgtatttttttcaaGCCTCACATCCCATTTCTCCCAGTTAGAGGCCGGACTGGTGCCGACACAGATCAAAGagaggaagctttgcttgccGGTTCCTGTCCCTTCGATTTTGCTGTGGCATTCACGGTTTATGCTCCAGTGTGTGAGTCTATTAGTGTGTACAAAGCAGCGTAACGTAGGATATTGCAAGAGTGTCTTAAATTTTGGCTTTGGCAGTGCCCTAGAGAAGCTTCCATCAAGGTAGGACCATGCTCGCTTGTGTCAGCAGTACTGTTTAGCGTAGCGATGCGCTGTAGATTTATAGGCAGAAATGCAACAATTTGCATCTGAGTAAAGTGTAagtcatgcttaaaggggttgtccaagattgtgatgggctatcctcagaataggtcaatatctgatcgttTAGGATctgaccccccaccgatcagctgtttgaagaggctgcgatTCTTTGTCTCTTGTAAGTatatcaagcacagcgctgtatattgtatagtggctgtgcttggtattgcagcccgggcccattcacttgaatgagactgaggtGTGctgaggtcatgtgaccgatggacCTGGACTAGGAAgaggccccttcaaacagctgatcagttagGGTACtggaagtcagacccccatcaatcagatatcctagcctgaggataggccataaacaattaaaatttaagacaacccctttaatcctttcTCGCAGATTGACATAACTATGCGTCCACCTTGCTGCGTATAGATGTACAGTTGCGTCCAGTGGATAGCACAGACGTAGAAACGTCATAAGGTTAGGTGGTTAGACAGAGGGATGTGGCTCCTACTGCAACCCCATCAGTGCCCCTCAGCTGCAGGATGCCGATGggttgctctggtagacaggagcCTAATAAAATAAGAGATCAATCAAGGCGCACCAGGTCTTGTGTGAAGGTGCATTCCCACCTGGTTGTGATCTACACAGGATTGGGGCCGTCAGGCCTGTCCtggccattgattggctggcaGTTTAGGCGGAGATGCTGTTATTTTTCCATTTCAACCCTGGGAAAAAGTCAAAATACAGCTCGCCCCCACAACAAATAAAAATCAGGTTATGCAACTTTCGTGATGGTCTTTAATAGGCTTGATCCCTGAAGGGTTAATATTTTCGTTTCACATTCTTTTACAAGTACAAGGAGTGATCAAGTAAGCAGCATAGAGGGTTTGTGCCCTTTTGCCACCATTTTtgtgtgacttaaaggggttgtttgataTTGTTCACTtgtgcctcattcacacggccgtgttccgcggccgagagcggtccgtggtaacacggcctggattcctgttgagagcaggagcgcatggcgtcatagcaaccaatgacgccgtgcgctcctgctctcaacaggaatccaggccgtgttaccacggaccgctctcggccgcggaacacggccgtgtgcatgaggcctaagtcctcaatatcagacaacctctttaaaggggttctctggtcaTTTCATTCTGTAATAACATGAGGAGGGAAGATATTGTTTACGTAGTACATACTCATGGCCACCTCTGGCGCACTCGCTGCGGGCCTGGGCCCCGAACAGAAGTGAATGCTTTCAGCTGCGATGCAGTTTGTGCGAGTGCAGCAGAGATGGTGGGATCGGCAGAGCAAAGGATGGGTAAGTACCATGTAAAATATCTTCCCTTCACACTTTATTACAGTAGGTAAAATGACTGAGCAACCTTCTACTGTTCTGTGTATTCAGACCCTACGCAGACTTTTGTGTCGCTAGGGTTACAGACCAGACATTTGATAGATGATTGAAGGCAGAGGGAGTGCAGAAACACCTGATGGCGGGATCAGACTACACCCAGGGTtactttgtagtctgtaaccatagagacGCATAGGTCTCGATAGGAGCTGTAGACACCGTACGGTAGGATATGTTTAATCAGTGACTATTTATGTTGGAGAAATAATATTGGTTGCAAAAGTGCAGGTGGAGTAACCGTCCCCCGTGAGTCCTTCTGCAGAATATTGGCTGCCATTTAGGGCATCCTGTTGGAGCAGCAGGGACAAGCTGTTGTACGCGTCGCCCACCGCAATGTCTTAACTGGACATCTACCTGCTAGAGTTCACGATTAGCACGATTATGTGTTCGCACCGGGCGGCTATTAGGCGCCATGGACTCATGGTCACGTGTCATTGATCCGCCACCATCTCATTAGGAGGTCGTAGACTAGAGTAGTGTCATCTGAGCAGTCAGAAGAACAAAGAGCACGAAGATGGAAGCACAATTCGGACGTTCCGGTCCCACCGCCATCTGATTTATTACTCTTATTATATTACGACTTAGATTTCAGACAATTAAAAGTGTGATGTTAACTTCTGCTGCTCTCCAGGCGTCTTTATTTTAgataaacatggctgctttacTTTAAAACAGCGCCACGGTTGCCTACAGGTCGGATGCAGTATTACAGCTCGGTCAGCTTCACATCAGTGGAGCTGAGATGCAATATTAGAGACAACCCAttgacaggggtggtgctgtttttttaaaGCCTGGACAATTTTAGGGTGATTGGTGAAATGGGGTTCCCTTCTAGGTGGGAGCCTCTCCCAACTGCCTGCTAAGAACCCACCGTGAGTACATCCTgcgtcagggatcagcaacctccagcacgccGTCTGtggtcaaactacaactcccagcatgcatgccTACTTCACTGTTCTCAAAActcttatagaagtgaatggagcatgctaggagtagtagtttcATAAACAGCTAAAGGTTGCTTGACCCCTGTCCTTTGTGCTCTTCCTCTCAGATGGTTATCAGGGCAGTTGGGTAAGAACCAGGAGACGGCCTCATCCACCCTCAAACTACAAAttccagcatgctgggagttgtagttttacaacagctgaaagCTGCTGACCTTTAGCCGCCCACAGGGTCTGCTATTACATCACTGTACTGAAGCCCCCCCCAATAATCAGGATAAAGCGAGGCCACAGGTTCTGAAACACTTTATAAAGTCAAGGACGACATTGACAGGTAAAAACAGTTTTTGGAGAGGCTCTTTAACAAAGGGTTCTACTTAATAAccttgaaataaataaaaatcaatgtcTGGTCGAAGATGATGGGAGGATGACTCAGTATTTATTTGCAGGACCCAGGGGCCCATAACACCAGTAGTGCTCCCCCATAGAAGAAGCTCTACTCATGTTCTATGACAGGActcggcaacctccggcactccggctgggagttgtagtgccagAGGATGAAGATTCCTGCTGCGTAATGTTCTTGCTAGGGTAGTGGTTAATAAATGGTGGTCTGCGGGAGGAGCTCTGGACCATACATGTATGGAGGTTATACCCCCTCCCCCAGCTGCGGCGTGTTGTCCGCTCCACTCCGGCTTAGCTGTTCCTGGAAGTCACGCCGGGCCTGCCGGTTGGATTCTAGAAGATCCTGGAGCTGAGCGTGCAAGAGATCGTTTTTCTCCTCTAAGTGATCCAAGCAGAAATTTATCTGATCCAACATGAAGTCCAAGGCTGCATAGTCTGAAAAGGAAAATCGGAGGACACATTTAAAGGAGCACGTCAGACATGGGCAGGGCCTcagggggtggagcatgacacagggaATCTCTTTGGTTGGGCATGTGACATAAAGTGGATCACTCCATGCAAAATTGACTTACCCAGAAATGGGTGCAATTGTGGCGTGATGTTTTAAAGGGGAcctatcacctctcctgacatcatGGGTGTggcttaaaaaggacctgtcacctctccttttAGTAACTtgccatgtaataattctggaacatctattatgACTCTTGTGTtcttcctactagaagtttatgaattaaCAGAATGTGTAGGGTTCACACCGCCAACTGGACCTTTCTGAATAAACttttagtaggaataatagaggaatgacacaacagaGTTATATATTATGCCACAGAATTAttgggggaatgcaagtagttacttaaACAGACATAggaggagaaaaaaatatatatatatactgatgtCAAGAGAGGGGACAGGTCTACTTTAAAATGTGGCACCAAAATTGCACCTTCTTCTGGGTAAGCCAAATAAGTCAATTTTTCCTGGAGTTACCCACTTTGTGGCCTGTGTGTTTCTCAGACCCTGTTGTAGAGCTGGCTATTCGTGTCtgcaaaatgaacaagaataAGACCTGTTCTATAATTTTCGGAATGGccgcacggatgcggacagcacatagatgATATCCCTGTGCTGGCCACAGCTTTTGTggtcccatggaaatgaatgggtccacgtgtgatccgcaaaaaatacagttgtgtgcatgaggccttggggGTTTGTtcacacaatgtttttttttttttttttgtatgtattcCGCACCAAAAACACTTGTAGAtcttccccattgatttcaatggagaATCTATATCCGATTTCGTATTGAGCTTTTTATTAGGCTTTAAATACCGCACggtggagagaaaaaaataaaataaaaaaaaggagtgaCCTGTTTATTCTTTATGCGGATTTGTCAGGAATTCAAATTGAAAATGGACAGGATGAAAAAGCctggaaaaaatgcataaaaaataaataaaaaaaatgcagcggattctgcatcttttttttttttcccccagctcTCAAGAAACTCAGTGCGAACCTACCAATGAATAGAGCAGAGCCGCGAGCAGACTCCTGCATCGGCTTTCCGAGCCGTCGGTGCCAAGAATGGACTCCACAGGAAAACCGCACGGGACAAATCCTCGGCCATGTGTGTTGCGGCACGGCCTTCCATTGAAAACAGTTGGAGACAGATTTGGCGATGTTTTCCGTGCAGAATCTGCGCTGCAACCCGTGCCAAAAATCAgtcatgtgaacatacccaaCTGGGCAGGATCAAAACAAGCATTGGACTAAAAACCGCATccaaacataattatttttttttcagcgcacaaaaaaaaaaaaaatctcaatgtGAACATGGACTTAGGATTTTGCAGGTCCGACCCTTGCTTCCCTGCGCCCAGCACCACGTGATCCAGTTGTAATCAGTGCATTTGCATACGGTCGTCCAACGCTGACGACCCTCGGTTTGAGTCACCGATGGCGGCATGGAACCAGAAAATTCTGCCTGCCGTATCACAGGAGGGATGTTTATAGGTAAACAGTACCTGACCGAGCCAGAAATACTGAGAACAGACGACTGTGGATCACGTCCTTGTGTCACCTCCAGCCTGTGGCTCTTCGGACAGGGCAAAATATGCCCATGATGGGCATTGTAGTTTTACCCCATCCTGAGAGCCACAGGCTGGGGATCAGAGTGAAGGGGCCATGGCACCTTTGATTTGATATAAAATGGCGCCATTTTCAGCTCCGCAGGCTGACAggacatgctgtgagttgtagttttataccATGTGAAAAAGCCAAAGGTTAGGAAGTTAATTCGGTAACAAAAAAAAGGGTCTTTTTCAGAAGCAGCGCCTCTCCTGTCCCCTGGTTGTGTCTGGtagtgcagctcagccctattctaCCGGAAGCCAAGGATGACGTCCgcatggcatcctttttttttttttttgcggatcaattgtaacaatgcctatccttgtccgcaaaacggacaagaataggacatgttctatttttttgcggggctacggaacggagcaacggatgcggagtgctgtccgcatcttttgcggccccattgaagtgaatgcggctCTGATGCAGGaccaaaccacgttcgtgtgcatgtcgGCTAATAGTAGCATTTTGTGTGCACACAGATCTTCTCCACAAAATGCACACAAAATGCTACTATgactaagggttcatgcacacgacccccACACGAGACACCGTGTGCCCCCCGtagctgtattgcggcccgcatacagcgggtccgcaatacatgggcaccggccgcGTGCGTTCTGCAATCTGCATCACggatccgttcacttgaatgggtccgcaatcacggagaggCGGAACCCCACACAAGCACTACGGATTGCtttcgtggtgtttctggccgtgcctccgcaccgcaaaaaagtagcgcatgcactatgTGCCAGTGCAttgtccgcagcacgggcacggagcccttacgttcgtggacattgagcccccaaggcggtgaacaaggtctaggttagaccgaaacgttggccagtggctaaatataatttttatggaTGGATTCAAATAAAATAAGACGTTTATGCAGCAGAACTATAGAATGCCGTGTTTTTTTGAATATATTGGAGGAAGCCATTACCAGACCCCGTGTACTgacaatgctgctgctgctatttcTAGGGGGAATAACATTCTGTCGCATGCAAAGCCAGACAAGGAGGGGTTAATAATTAAAGCCATACACACCTTCCTCCCCGGACACCTCGCCAAGAGGGATTTGCGGGTCCCCGTTCGGTCCTGACATAGTTCACCTCGTCATGTGACCGGTAGTCATGTGACCACTTCGTTACATATACTTCTGACGGCTGTGACGTAACCAGCACTGTCAGCGTTCTGATTGGTTCTCTGTGTGAATACTAAGCAGACGGGGCGGGGTTGAATAACGCCGCTGTCTGCGTTCTGATTGGTTGCCCTACCTGTTTGTCGCGAACACTGACAAGAAGTGGGCGGGGTTAGGTAACAGGGAAGATGGCGGCGCACAGGGTTCATGAGTTAGGCTCTATGACATGGCGACTGGCGGGGCAGCTGAGGGCTGGTCTGGGTGGGCTTCGGCTCCCAGTGGCTGGGGCGGTAGTTAGGGGCCCCGGAGCCTCAGTCAGGAATTTTAGCCTACTTCCTTACTCAGTGAGCCAAGGAAATGGGGGAAGTCTGTCCTTGACAGcacagcagagctgggtttgttaTCTTGGAGGCAGCTGGCGTGGGTACAGCACtggttggaggtggcaggaggcAGGGAGAGGGGGCAGGAGGATGTGGGGTCTGGTGTTCGCTTTTGGGGGTGCACTTGGGGTGGTGCAGACCCTAAAATATTCCCTGGGGGAGCAGAGAGCGGAGGAAGAGGGGAAGGTACGATATCAGCCCTTTGTATAACATATTTTGCAGGTTTCCTTAATATTAGGGAATTGCATTTTTAGCAATTGTATTAACGAAAACTTAGAGTTTGCAAATGGCGGCTCAGTGTACTGATAATTCATCATGGCCTCCGGGGGGACTTACAGTATCCTGCCCTTCCATCAGTATGTCACACATTGGGTTACAGCCGTGTTTCCTAACCCGTGGCTCTCCAggtgctgcaaaactacaactctcatcatgcccCGGACAGCAGGGTCTTGACTGAACAGAGCCTTAGGCTACAGTGACACCTCATGTGGGCCGTACTATAATATGGCGCCCATAGCCTGCTGTAATGCTTGTACTGTACGTCCTGTTCTATACagcggtcagcaacctccagcactgcaGCTGCCTGTCaaactccaactcccagcatgcacctttcactcctatgagagctgaaagaacagccaagcaagtgtgcacgctgggagtagtagtctgaccacagctggaggttgctgatccctgccctggaggagattttttttaaactagcacAAAGAAAGTGGATCCATTTCCTATAGCAACCTCTGCTCTTTCCTTTTCAAAATGGACTCTTCCTTTGCGTTAATTTTGATAGATTGCGCCCCCCCCTCCTTATGGCTATAGTTAGGGGGGTTATTGTAGGTTTGGTGATAGTATCATTACCTCTGAGTTCTAATACTTGTCCTGTCTTCTATCAGGTCTCAGAAGGAGGTCTCCACCTTACCCTCTACCAGTACAAGACTTGCCCCTTCTGCAGTAAGGTTCGCGCCTTCCTGGATTATCACCAACTGCCCTACGAGATTGTGGAGGTGAATCCCGTCCTGCGGAAAGAGATTAAATTCTCCAGCTACAGAAAAGTCCCCATTCTCCTAGCGGATGCCGGTTCCTCCTTGGTGAGTAGAGATGTGGCTGTACTTTCAGGCTGTGTTCACACGTTGCAgtcatgcccccttttttttttcaaatgtttaaCTTGCGGCAAAAGTGCTATTTGACTGCAACTTTGGTGATTATGACTTCTGCACTTAAAAGTTatctctagtgttgagcgaacttgtgttttaagttcggcgtctaaagttccggttcgggttatcgaagaatcgcgttatggattcgaaattccgttatggtctgtggtagcgaaatccataacgcgattcttcgataacccagactttagacgccgaacttaaaacacaagttcgctcaacactagttatctcCCCTTATTGGAAATGCAGTTTATTTGATTTTGGCCTCATGGACATGACCGGATCTGTTTTGTGGATACCGGCCGTTTGCATCCCGCATTTTCCCGTCCCGCCCCATTGTAAAAAAGCAAATTCTTGTTTGCAAAATAGACTAGAACaggacattacatttttttttttttttttttttttttttttgtgggatggacTTACAGccacatggatgacatctgtgtgctgtctgcagattttgcggccccatagaaatgaatgggtccacgtgcAATCCACAGAAAGCGCCGTTCGGACGTCGACTTAAAATACGGTCACGTGCGTGGAAACATTCTAAgatactttgggggtcatttattaaggctgacgttttagacgccggttttAATAAGCCCTTCAGCTGGCGGTGGAGACgccggtctctacataacttcggcggatccacacggttggtctaaatgtaagacagctcccttgctggcttaaattttgaCTATTGTACGCCTaaaaggcgtagaaaatgatgagatGGGCCCTGCCCACACCACACCCGCTTTTTttaagacctggcgtgagtggggaaaagtttcAGCTTGCAGCGCGAATAAcgtttgtgccgcaatctgcgccagaaatacgcctaagggtactttcacactagcggcgaggaactccggcaggctgttcctgcccGGAGTTCctcgccgctagtgtgaaactagcctaatataggcatatttttgataataaatgaccccctttgtttcTATTCCCACACAAGATCCCTGttagctgtcagtgaatggaaaaacTGATGTTTTCATCCTGAGGCTGAAATTTCACCATAATCAAATTCATATGGGCTCTTATAGTAAAGTCCTGGATGACCCCTTTTTAGGTGGGTGTACGCAAGTGgcagatatgctgcagattttttgccACGCAGAAATGGAGCTGCATTGCGGATTTTAAatgtgcagcatgtcaatttatgctacAGATTTAACTCTTTGCTGTGCATAAGATAAAACCTGCAACATCCTTAATAAATCCACATGTAACTCGTGCAGATTTTTCATCTGAATCACTGTGGAAAAGCCATCTTGTGTGGCTTTCTCCTATAGGGGGTTTCTggaattttttctttctttaaggtTCTGTTCCACACTGATATTGGAGTATACCTCAGCGGTATACATTGGAAAAACCTATAGCctacggtttttatttttatattttttatatagctTATTTGCATGATGCCTCTGTACCTTCCATACAGCTGTACCAACCCAATGGACACTCTTTTAGCCTCCATAGGGAAATCGGGAGCCTATGGATCCACTGGACACGTGGCGGGAGCTTTCCTAGAGCAAGCGGCAAAATGGACAGTGTGAATTCAGCCTGAGAGCTTTCCCAttacatgtttaaaaaaaaatatgacctctaTTCCTCCAACACCCTGTGAGCTGAGCGTTGCTGCATGTAGGCATTGCTCTGCTCCATACATGCCCCCCCTTGTCATGCTTTGTGCAGTCGACAGGACACCCATTTATTGCATAGGAAGGCTGTCCCTCTTGCAACCATGTCACATACTGTCAGTGGGCACTGAAGGTAGGGGCTTAGTTTTCTAAAaacatgtttttaaaaaaaaaaaaaaaaaaaaacaacaaaaaaacctgAATGACTTGTCATTGTGTGAATGTCCAGGATTAGGAAAGCATGGCTGGTTTCTACTGATGACAGCGCTTCTTACTTTTTAATTTCAGCAATTAAATGACTCCTCAGTGATCATCAGCGCCATCAAAACTTTCCTTATATCCAGGTAAGAACAGAGAGAATTATATATATTTCCTGTCTCCGGCATGTTGGGGTTCATTCACACTGTGCAGTGTCTTTTACATGTATACCCGTAGGGTGCCATCCATTTTTGTTTTATGcctacaccagggatcagcaatctcTAGCGGCCCCGCTGTTGTTAAACTGCGATTCCCAACATGCACGCTTGcttagctgttctcagaactcccatagaagtgaatggagcatgctgggagttgtagtgtcacaacagttggagtgctggaggttgctgatccctggcctacaCCATTACACATATACGTGGGAGGCATCAGTTGGGAAATCTTCCCGACTGATGCCTCTGCCGCACACTGCAGATGTGAATACACCCTTACttcaatattatatttttttcaaaggattttttttttttttttttttttacttgacagtATTTTTATCTTCATGAAGGAAAAGCCTGGAGGAGATTGTGTCGTATTATCCGGTTATCAAGGTGACGAATGAGAAAGGGAAGGAGGTGACAGAGTACCAGAACAGATACTGGCTGATGCTAAACGAAGAGGAGACACAGCGGCTGTACGAGTCCAAGGAATTGCAGAAGTGAGTTTTAGGAGTTGCTAAACTTTCTTGCTGGGGTTGTGGGGGGTGTTACCTGTCTGATGGAAGCACAATGATGGAGACTGGAGGGAGCAGCATGCATGCCTGCTCCATAAAACGGTTGACCGGCCTACTGCCATATTGGAAACGTTCAGGAGCCAAATTGCACAGCAGCATGCAAGCCCTGCAC from Bufo gargarizans isolate SCDJY-AF-19 chromosome 9, ASM1485885v1, whole genome shotgun sequence harbors:
- the BBLN gene encoding bublin coiled-coil protein; translated protein: MSGPNGDPQIPLGEVSGEEDYAALDFMLDQINFCLDHLEEKNDLLHAQLQDLLESNRQARRDFQEQLSRSGADNTPQLGEGV
- the PTGES2 gene encoding prostaglandin E synthase 2 — protein: MAAHRVHELGSMTWRLAGQLRAGLGGLRLPVAGAVVRGPGASVRNFSLLPYSVSQGNGGSLSLTAQQSWVCYLGGSWRGYSTGWRWQEAGRGGRRMWGLVFAFGGALGVVQTLKYSLGEQRAEEEGKVSEGGLHLTLYQYKTCPFCSKVRAFLDYHQLPYEIVEVNPVLRKEIKFSSYRKVPILLADAGSSLQLNDSSVIISAIKTFLISRKSLEEIVSYYPVIKVTNEKGKEVTEYQNRYWLMLNEEETQRLYESKELQKEERKWRQWTDDWLVHLISPNVYRTPGEALASFDYIVREGNFGSVEGIFAKYVGATAMFFIGKRLKSRHNLQDDVRQDLYKAANTWVAAVGKHRKFLGGSQPNLADLAVYGVLRVMEGLQSFDDMMANTKIKPWYQRMTKAVQQQSTAQ